A single window of Solanum dulcamara chromosome 5, daSolDulc1.2, whole genome shotgun sequence DNA harbors:
- the LOC129889945 gene encoding subtilisin-like protease, whose translation MGFLKILPIFIFCSFPWSSIQSDFETYIVHVESPENQISTQSSLTDLESYYLSFLPKNTSAISSSGNEEAASMIYSYHNVMKGFAARLTASQLKEMEKKQGFVSAQKQRILSLHTTHTPSFLGLQQNKGLWKDSNYGKGVIIGVIDTGILPDHPSFSDVGMPPPPAKWKGVCESNFTNKCNNKLIGARSYQLGSGSPIDDDGHGTHTAGTAAGAFVKGANVFGNANGTAVGIAPLAHIAVYKVCNSDGGCSESDILAAMDAAIDDGVDILSVSLGRSRSSAFHSNPIALGAYGATERGILVSCSAGNNGPFIGSVGNAAPWILTVGASTLDRKLKATVKLGNGEEFEGESAYQPKISNSTFFTLFDVAKNASDEFETPYCRPGSLTDPAIRGKLVICLAGCGVPGVDKGQAVKDAGGVGMIIINPSFYGVTKSADAHVLPALVVSAADGTKIRAYMNSTSNPVATITFQGTIIGDKNAPIVAAFSSRGPSEASPGILKPDIIGPGVNILSAWPTSVDDDKNTKSIFNIISGTSMSCPHLSGVAALLKSTHPDWSPAAIKSAMMTTADTLNLANSPILDERLLPADIYAIGAGHVNPSRANDPGLVYDTPFEDYVPYLCGLNYTDRQVGNLLQRKVNCSEVKSIPEAQLNYPSISIFGLGSTPQTYTRTVTNVGDATSSYKVEIASPKGVVVEVEPSELNFSQLNQKLTYQVIFSKTTNSTKPGIVEGFLKWTSNRHSVRSPIALMLV comes from the coding sequence ATGGGATTCTTGAAAATCcttcctattttcatcttttgcTCTTTCCCATGGAGTAGTATTCAGAGTGATTTCGAGACTTATATAGTCCATGTTGAATCCCCAGAAAATCAAATTTCTACCCAATCATCGTTGACGGATTTAGAGAGCTATTACCTGTCTTTTTTGCCTAAAAATACTAGCGCAATTAGCTCTAGTGGAAACGAAGAGGCTGCTAGCATGATCTACTCCTATCACAATGTGATGAAAGGCTTTGCAGCAAGATTAACTGCATCACAACTGaaggaaatggagaagaaacaGGGCTTTGTCTCTGCACAGAAACAGAGGATTTTATCCTTGCATACTACTCATACTCCAAGTTTTCTTGGTTTGCAGCAGAACAAGGGCTTGTGGAAAGATTCCAACTATGGGAAAGGCGTGATCATCGGAGTTATAGACACTGGAATTCTTCCTGATCATCCTTCGTTTAGCGACGTTGGGATGCCTCCCCCGCCTGCTAAGTGGAAAGGAGTTTGCGAGTCCAATTTCACTAACAAGTGTAACAATAAGCTCATTGGAGCGAGGTCTTACCAACTTGGCAGTGGTTCCCCGATAGATGATGATGGACATGGTACACACACAGCAGGCACAGCTGCAGGAGCCTTTGTGAAAGGTGCTAATGTATTTGGGAATGCTAATGGCACTGCTGTTGGTATTGCCCCTCTTGCACACATAGCCGTATATAAGGTATGCAATTCCGATGGCGGTTGTTCTGAAAGTGATATTTTAGCTGCCATGGATGCAGCTATAGATGATGGTGTAGATATTCTTTCAGTATCCCTTGGTAGAAGTCGTTCAAGTGCTTTCCATAGTAACCCTATTGCTCTTGGGGCATATGGTGCAACAGAAAGAGGTATCCTTGTAAGTTGCTCTGCCGGCAATAATGGTCCTTTCATTGGCTCAGTAGGAAATGCAGCCCCGTGGATTCTTACAGTAGGCGCTAGCACTCTCGATAGAAAGCTAAAAGCTACGGTTAAGCTTGGAAATGGAGAGGAATTTGAAGGAGAATCTGCTTATCAGCCAAAGATTTCCAACTCAACATTCTTCACTCTATTTGATGTTGCAAAAAATGCAAGTGATGAATTTGAAACCCCTTATTGCAGACCAGGGTCGCTTACTGACCCTGCTATAAGAGGAAAGTTAGTAATATGTTTGGCAGGTTGTGGCGTTCCGGGGGTTGATAAAGGACAAGCTGTAAAGGATGCTGGAGGTGTTGGCATGATTATCATCAACCCTTCATTTTATGGTGTCACTAAATCAGCAGATGCTCATGTTCTTCCAGCGTTGGTTGTTTCAGCTGCAGATGGAACAAAAATTCGTGCGTATATGAACTCAACATCGAACCCTGTTGCTACAATCACTTTCCAAGGAACAATAATTGGAGATAAAAATGCTCCCATAGTTGCTGCATTTTCTTCTCGTGGACCAAGTGAAGCTAGTCCTGGCATCTTGAAACCTGACATAATCGGTCCTGGTGTTAATATCCTTTCTGCTTGGCCTACCTCCGTAGATGACGACAAAAACACTAAATCCATATTCAATATTATATCAGGCACCTCAATGTCTTGCCCTCACCTTAGTGGCGTAGCAGCTCTGCTGAAGAGCACACATCCTGATTGGTCTCCTGCTGCTATTAAGTCTGCAATGATGACGACCGCTGACACGTTAAACCTTGCCAATAGTCCAATACTAGACGAAAGGCTCCTTCCTGCTGACATCTATGCAATCGGTGCAGGACATGTTAATCCATCGAGGGCAAATGATCCAGGACTAGTTTATGATACACCATTCGAGGACTACGTACCTTATTTATGTGGTTTGAACTACACAGATCGACAGGTAGGTAACCTGTTACAACGCAAGGTGAATTGCTCGGAGGTGAAAAGCATCCCTGAAGCACAATTAAACTATCCTTCAATTTCCATATTCGGACTTGGATCAACTCCTCAGACATATACCAGAACTGTGACCAACGTTGGTGACGCTACATCATCTTACAAAGTGGAGATAGCTTCACCAAAAGGCGTTGTCGTGGAAGTTGAACCTTCCGAGCTAAATTTCTCCCAGTTGAACCAGAAGTTAACATATCAGGTCATATTTTCCAAGACAACCAACAGTACAAAGCCTGGAATTGTTGAGGGTTTCTTGAAATGGACCTCTAATAGGCACTCTGTGAGAAGTCCAATTGCACTTATGTTGGTCTAG
- the LOC129890778 gene encoding uncharacterized protein LOC129890778, with protein MDGTCKKEIYIEELWGQRERVNAIVLSWLMNSVLKSLLSGIAFSSSASNVWTDLQERFDRVDRSRTYSLHKEIATLKQDSAAMYSRGGSSSGVSNRFKKNTLLIYDFCKCRGHTKKSYYKIVGYPPDFKSKRKIQSANTAYADTTGLASQPQQSVKANFSYDLNTNITGDLVWGRNITAQHTIDKVSAEASTSNKTISQAKKDAKQLNQGCTFKKDQYEHILKMMSQQSGSKVTTSDCNKANTASTTLFVTENSDVWIVDTGATNHIVSKLDMLQKESVLKLNTPKDICLSNGGTTQELYTGKMKEVGKESDTELWHQRLGHVSSAVLAKMFTMNKDSMCKYAKNQFGKVVKVLRSDNGTEFVNSVCDSMFKALGIIYQRCCPYTPQQNGVAKRKHRHFLEVTRALRFQAKIPIRFWGHCVLAATYLINRIPSSVLEFQTPYERLYGIKPVLSHLRIIGCLALAKHLTEHDKLMSRSKSVVHMGYSEVHKGRDVIFREDIFLFAKDDIFAQQQLFVDILQGLGGEQFCVQQPKKQLPTDASGSEVSHTEGPIITRRSTRAKQPPLWLKDFVSLNVKQDVQYPLSNYVSYSHFSPTYQCFIAATSTVTEPNSYVETIKDPRWVKAIQAEIQALESNHTWEITSLPAGKKPIGCR; from the exons ATGGATGGAACATGCAAGAAGGAAATATATATTGAAGAACTGTGGGGACAACGGGAAAGGGTGAATGCTATTGTGTTGTCATGGTTAATGAACTCAGTTTTGAAGAGCCTGCTTAGTGGAATTGCATTTTCTTCAAGTGCTTCAAATGTGTGGACTGACCTGCAAGAAAGGTTTGATAGAGTTGATAGATCAAGAACTTATAGTTTACACAAAGAAATTGCCACTTTAAAGCAAG ATTCAGCTGCTATGTACTCTAGAGGTGGCAGTAGTTCAGGTGTCAGTAACAGATTCAAGAAAAATACACTTTTAATCTATGACTTTTGTAAGTGTAGAGGCCATACCAAAAAGTCTTACTATAAGATTGTTGGGTATCCTCCAGATTTCAAGTCCAAGAGGAAGATACAAAGTGCAAACACTGCTTATGCTGATACTACTGGCTTGGCTAGTCAACCACAACAATCAGTTAAGGCTAatttttcttatgatttgaaCACAAATATAACTGGTGACTTAGTATGGGGTAGGAATATCACAGCACAGCACACTATAGACAAAGTTTCAGCTGAAGCTTCTACTTCCAATAAGACTATAAGTCAAGCTAAGAAAGATGCCAAGCAATTAAATCAGGGTTGCACATTCAAAAAAGATCAGTATGAACACATTCTCAAGATGATGAGTCAACAATCAGGCTCAAAAGTTACTACATCTGATTGCAATAAGGCAAACACTGCAAGTACAACCTTATTTGTAACTGAAAATAGTGATGTGTGGATTGTAGATACAGGTGCAACAAACCATATAGTTTCTAAGTTGGATATGCTACAAAAGGAATCTGTGCTAAAACTTAACACTCCTAAGGATATATGTTTATCAAATGGTGGTACCACACAA GAGCTTTACACTGGAAAGATGAAGGAAGTTG GCAAGGAGTCAGACACGGAGCTATGGCATCAAAGACTTGGACATGTATCTTCGGCTGTACTTGCTAAGATGTTCACTATGAATAAAGACAGTATGTGTAAG TATGCTAAGAATCAGTTTGGCAAAGTGGTCAAAGTCCTAAGATCAGACAATGGTACTGAGTTTGTTAACTCAGTATGTGATAGTATGTTTAAAGCACTGGGTATTATATATCAAAGATGTTGTCCTTatactcctcaacaaaatggtgtggcTAAGAGGAAACATAGACATTTTCTAGAAGTAACAAGAGCCTTAAGGTTTCAAGCTAAAATACCTATTAGGTTTTGGGGTCACTGTGTCCTAGCTGCAACTTATCTCATTAACAGAATCCCTAGTAGTGTGCTTGAGTTTCAAACTCCTTATGAAAGACTTTATGGTATAAAACCAGTGTTATCTCATTTGAGAATAATTGGTTGTCTAGCCCTTGCAAAGCATCTCACTGAACATGATAAATTAATGTCCAGATCAAAGTCAGTTGTTCACATGGGATACTCTGAAGTACATAAAGG TAGAGATGTTATCTTTAGGGAAGACATATTTCTTTTTGCCAAGGATGACATTTTTGCTCAACAGCAGCTATTTGTAGACATCTTGCAAGGGTTAG GTGGTGAGCAATTCTGTGTGCAGCAGCCTAAAAAACAGCTACCTACTGATGCAAGTGGCTCTGAGGTATCACATACAGAAGGTCCTATTATTACTAGAAGATCTACAAGAGCTAAACAACCTCCTCTATGGCTGAAGGATTTTGTTTCCTTGAATGTCAAGCAGGATGTTCAGTATCCCTTGTCCAACTATGTGAGCTATTCTCATTTTTCACCCACTTATCAATGCTTTATTGCTGCTACTTCAACTGTGACAGAACCTAACAGCTATGTAGAAACAATCAAGGATCCAAGATGGGTAAAAGCTATACAGGCAGAAATCCAGGCTTTAGAAAGCAATCATACTTGGGAGATCACATCCTTACCTGCAGGGAAGAAGCCTATTGGTTGTAGATGA